From the genome of Paraburkholderia aromaticivorans, one region includes:
- a CDS encoding MFS transporter, with translation MSTDSATPRSEFATTMQIIPVVFFTFLCYLTIGIPLAVLPGYVHDDLGYSAVLAGAAISVQYLATLASRPLAGRSADTLGPKRTVTIGLMGCGASGVLLLLAVLCGRWPVLSLGLLVCSRLVLGFGESLCGTGAILWGIGRVGTSNNARVISWNGIATYGALAIGAPLGVAIEHTVGFAALGILVILLAALGFYLARPIAPVPIVHGERMSYRSVFTRVLPHGIGLALGSVGFGSIATFITLFYAAKHWPNAALSLTVFGTLFIGARLLFANTIKTYGGFRVAIASFSFECAGLLMLWLAPEPHVALAGAALTGFGFALVFPALGVEAVGLVPPASRGAALSAYSVFLDLSLGITGPLAGYIAGEFGYGSVFLFAAVAAAAGVGLSTLLYLRNAKVTNLPAAL, from the coding sequence ATGTCCACCGACTCAGCGACACCTCGCAGCGAATTTGCGACGACCATGCAGATCATTCCGGTCGTCTTTTTCACGTTTCTTTGCTATCTGACGATCGGAATTCCGCTTGCGGTGTTGCCGGGCTACGTCCACGACGACCTCGGTTACAGCGCCGTGCTGGCTGGTGCCGCCATCAGCGTGCAGTATCTGGCGACGCTGGCGTCGCGGCCGCTGGCTGGCCGTTCCGCGGACACGTTGGGGCCGAAGCGGACGGTGACGATTGGTTTGATGGGTTGTGGCGCGAGCGGAGTTCTGTTGTTGCTGGCTGTGCTGTGCGGGCGCTGGCCCGTGCTGAGCCTGGGGCTGCTGGTCTGCAGCCGGCTCGTGTTGGGATTCGGCGAGAGCCTGTGTGGCACGGGCGCGATTCTGTGGGGCATCGGCCGGGTGGGCACGAGCAACAATGCGCGGGTGATCTCGTGGAACGGTATCGCGACGTATGGTGCGCTGGCGATCGGCGCGCCGCTGGGCGTGGCGATCGAACACACGGTCGGATTTGCCGCGTTGGGAATTCTGGTGATTCTGCTGGCGGCGCTCGGGTTTTATCTCGCCCGTCCGATCGCGCCGGTGCCGATCGTGCATGGCGAGCGGATGTCATACCGCAGTGTGTTTACTCGCGTGCTGCCGCATGGGATTGGGTTGGCGCTCGGGTCGGTCGGGTTTGGGTCGATCGCGACTTTCATTACGCTGTTTTATGCGGCGAAGCATTGGCCGAATGCGGCGCTCTCGTTGACGGTGTTCGGGACGCTGTTTATCGGGGCGCGGTTGCTGTTTGCCAATACGATCAAGACTTATGGCGGGTTTCGGGTCGCGATTGCTTCGTTTTCGTTTGAATGCGCCGGGTTGTTGATGTTGTGGCTTGCGCCTGAGCCTCATGTTGCGCTTGCTGGCGCGGCTTTGACTGGGTTTGGGTTTGCTTTGGTGTTTCCGGCTCTTGGGGTCGAGGCGGTTGGGCTTGTGCCGCCGGCTAGTCGTGGGGCGGCTTTGTCGGCTTATTCGGTGTTTCTCGATCTCTCGCTCGGGATTACTGGGCCGTTGGCCGGGTATATCGCTGGTGAGTTTGGGTATGGGTCGGTGTTTCTTTTTGCGGCGGTTGCCGCTGCTGCGGGTGTTGGGCTGTCTACTCTTCTTTATCTTCGGAATGCTAAGGTCACTAATTTGCCTGCGGCGCTTTGA
- the xdhA gene encoding xanthine dehydrogenase small subunit, whose product MTEPIRFYHRNAIREIKDAPVTRTVLQYLREDAHCTGTKEGCAEGDCGACTVVIGERNEAGGVDFKAVNACIQFVPTLDGKALFTVEDLRQPDGSLHPVQEAMVECHGSQCGFCTPGFVMSMWSLYEKHGHEHSCANKTVPSREAISNALTGNLCRCTGYRPIVDAAVRMFEAPAPKAPVNVEALATTLATLERKDTFHYQHAGQQFDAPRTVEALARIKEAEPAARILAGSTDIGLWVTKQMRELGNIVYVGQITELQKLETNDEWIEIGAGVSVEKAYAEIAKQYPELIEMWQRFASLPIRNAGTLGGNIANGSPIGDSMPGLIALGARVIVRGGEIEREMPLEDLYLAYQKKDMAEHEFVVGLKVPTRTGVRRNLQFRTYKLSKRFDSDISAVCAAFAFIADGNLIREPRIAFGGMAATSKRATHAEAVLRDAEWHEATAQAAMLALGNDYAPLSDMRATSHYRLESAKNTLYRFWLETRPNNPLPKSALDVRAVAAACAPVGA is encoded by the coding sequence ATGACTGAGCCGATTCGCTTCTATCACCGCAACGCGATCCGCGAGATCAAGGACGCGCCCGTCACCCGCACCGTGCTGCAGTATCTGCGCGAGGACGCGCATTGCACGGGCACGAAGGAAGGCTGCGCCGAAGGCGACTGCGGCGCGTGCACGGTCGTGATCGGCGAGCGCAACGAAGCGGGCGGCGTCGACTTCAAGGCGGTCAACGCCTGCATTCAGTTCGTGCCGACGCTCGACGGCAAGGCGCTCTTCACCGTCGAAGACCTGCGCCAGCCGGACGGGTCGCTCCATCCCGTGCAGGAAGCGATGGTCGAATGTCACGGCTCGCAGTGCGGCTTCTGCACGCCGGGCTTCGTCATGTCGATGTGGTCGCTCTATGAAAAGCACGGTCACGAGCACAGCTGCGCGAACAAGACGGTGCCGTCGCGCGAGGCGATCAGCAATGCGCTGACGGGCAACCTGTGCCGCTGCACGGGCTACCGCCCGATCGTCGACGCGGCGGTGCGCATGTTCGAAGCGCCCGCGCCGAAAGCGCCGGTCAATGTCGAGGCGCTCGCCACCACGCTCGCCACGCTCGAGCGCAAGGACACCTTCCACTACCAGCACGCCGGCCAGCAGTTCGACGCGCCGCGCACGGTCGAAGCACTCGCCAGGATCAAGGAAGCCGAACCGGCCGCGCGCATTCTCGCCGGCAGCACGGACATCGGCCTGTGGGTCACCAAGCAGATGCGCGAGCTCGGCAACATCGTCTACGTGGGACAGATCACCGAGTTGCAGAAGCTGGAGACCAACGACGAATGGATCGAGATCGGCGCGGGTGTCAGCGTCGAAAAAGCCTACGCGGAGATCGCGAAGCAATATCCCGAACTGATTGAAATGTGGCAACGCTTCGCGTCGCTGCCGATTCGCAATGCCGGCACGCTGGGCGGCAATATCGCCAACGGCTCGCCGATCGGCGATTCGATGCCAGGCCTGATCGCGCTCGGCGCGCGCGTGATCGTGCGCGGCGGCGAGATCGAGCGCGAGATGCCGCTCGAAGACCTGTACCTCGCGTATCAGAAGAAGGACATGGCGGAGCATGAGTTCGTCGTCGGCCTGAAAGTGCCGACGCGCACCGGCGTGCGTCGGAACCTGCAATTCCGTACCTACAAACTGTCGAAGCGTTTCGATTCGGATATCTCGGCGGTGTGTGCCGCGTTCGCGTTCATCGCCGACGGCAACCTGATCCGCGAGCCGCGCATCGCGTTCGGCGGCATGGCCGCCACGTCCAAGCGCGCGACCCACGCGGAAGCCGTGCTGCGCGACGCCGAATGGCACGAAGCCACCGCGCAGGCCGCGATGCTCGCGCTCGGCAACGACTACGCGCCGCTGTCGGACATGCGCGCGACCAGCCACTATCGCCTCGAATCGGCGAAGAACACGTTGTACCGCTTCTGGCTCGAAACGCGTCCGAACAACCCGCTGCCGAAGAGCGCGCTGGATGTGCGCGCGGTCGCTGCGGCCTGCGCACCGGTCGGCGCCTGA